The Streptomyces avermitilis MA-4680 = NBRC 14893 genome contains a region encoding:
- a CDS encoding DUF3499 domain-containing protein, with product MSPVRRCSRTACGRPAVATLTYVYADSTAVLGPLATYAEPHCYDLCAEHSERLTAPRGWEVVRLLDGSAPARPSGDDLEALANAVREAARPQQRAADAGGARRADPMEVARRGHLRVLRSPDN from the coding sequence GTGAGCCCTGTACGTCGCTGTTCGCGCACCGCTTGCGGCCGTCCGGCCGTTGCGACGCTGACGTACGTCTACGCCGACTCGACCGCGGTCCTCGGCCCGCTCGCCACCTACGCCGAACCCCACTGCTACGACCTGTGTGCCGAGCACTCCGAGCGCCTCACCGCGCCGCGTGGCTGGGAGGTCGTCCGGCTCCTCGACGGCTCGGCGCCCGCACGCCCCAGCGGTGACGATCTGGAAGCCCTGGCCAACGCGGTGCGCGAGGCGGCCCGCCCGCAGCAGCGCGCGGCGGACGCGGGCGGCGCGCGCAGGGCGGACCCGATGGAGGTCGCACGCCGCGGCCATCTGCGGGTGCTGCGCTCGCCGGACAACTGA
- a CDS encoding L-lactate permease — protein sequence MYVQELEPVAGSLGLSALVATLPLVIVLVLLGGVRMKAHRAGLIGQAAAALVARLAYGMPLGQTLSSAAQGAVFGLFPILWIVVNALWVYRMTVRTRHFDILRRSFGRLSDDPRIQALVVAFCFGALLEALAGFGAPVAICSVMLVALGFDPVRAAVVALVANTAPVAFGAMGTPVVTLAQVTGLPLDTVASVVGRQTPLLALVVPLVLVGLVDGRRGLRETWVPALVCGVAFAAAQFAASNYVSAQLADIGAALAGAGALVAVPHARRPAAEPVRAAVLTGVRSEDLDEEDPRPEVLRAYAPYALIVTIFSVAQIPVGKDWLAGATRTFDWPFLNVVGQDGKPVGGNVFIWPIVSTGGTLVLLAGLCTVAVLGMHARVAVEEWLATVRELRFAILTVTSVLALAYVMNLSGQAATIGHFVAAAGAGLAFLSPVLGWFGVAVSGSDTSANALFGALQVSAAHESGLSPELLAAANSSGGVLGKMISPQNLTIACAAVGLAGREGDLLRKVLPWSVGLLLVMCLIVAGQSSPVLDWMLP from the coding sequence GTGTACGTCCAGGAACTGGAACCCGTCGCCGGCTCACTCGGCCTGTCCGCACTCGTCGCGACCCTGCCACTCGTCATCGTCCTGGTGCTCCTCGGCGGCGTCCGCATGAAGGCGCACCGAGCGGGCCTCATCGGCCAGGCGGCCGCCGCCCTCGTCGCCCGGCTGGCGTACGGCATGCCCCTCGGCCAGACGCTCTCCAGCGCCGCCCAGGGAGCCGTCTTCGGCCTCTTCCCCATCCTGTGGATCGTCGTCAACGCCCTGTGGGTGTACCGGATGACCGTCCGCACCCGGCACTTCGACATCCTCCGCCGCTCCTTCGGGCGCCTGTCCGACGACCCGCGCATCCAGGCGCTCGTCGTCGCCTTCTGCTTCGGCGCGCTCCTTGAGGCCCTCGCGGGCTTCGGCGCGCCCGTCGCGATCTGCTCGGTGATGCTGGTCGCACTCGGCTTCGACCCGGTGCGTGCCGCCGTGGTCGCCCTGGTCGCCAACACCGCGCCGGTCGCCTTCGGCGCGATGGGCACACCGGTCGTCACGCTCGCCCAGGTCACCGGGCTGCCCCTGGACACCGTCGCCTCCGTGGTGGGCCGCCAGACGCCACTGCTGGCCCTCGTGGTGCCCCTCGTGCTGGTCGGGCTGGTGGACGGACGGCGAGGCCTGCGCGAGACCTGGGTGCCCGCCCTGGTGTGCGGAGTCGCCTTCGCCGCCGCCCAGTTCGCCGCCTCCAACTACGTGTCCGCGCAACTCGCGGACATCGGCGCGGCCCTGGCGGGAGCGGGCGCCCTGGTGGCCGTGCCGCACGCGCGCAGGCCCGCCGCCGAACCCGTACGGGCAGCGGTCCTGACCGGCGTACGCAGTGAGGACCTCGACGAGGAGGACCCGCGCCCCGAAGTCCTGCGGGCCTACGCCCCGTACGCGCTGATCGTGACGATCTTCTCCGTCGCCCAGATCCCCGTGGGCAAGGACTGGCTGGCCGGGGCGACGCGCACGTTCGACTGGCCGTTCCTGAACGTCGTCGGCCAGGACGGCAAGCCCGTCGGAGGGAACGTCTTCATCTGGCCGATCGTGTCGACCGGCGGCACGCTCGTGCTGCTCGCCGGACTGTGCACGGTGGCTGTTCTCGGGATGCACGCGCGCGTGGCGGTCGAGGAGTGGCTGGCGACAGTGCGCGAGTTGAGGTTCGCGATCCTCACCGTGACGTCGGTGCTGGCCCTCGCGTACGTCATGAACCTCTCCGGGCAGGCGGCCACGATCGGTCACTTCGTGGCGGCGGCCGGCGCGGGACTCGCCTTCCTGTCACCGGTGCTCGGCTGGTTCGGTGTCGCCGTCTCCGGTTCCGACACGTCGGCCAACGCGCTTTTCGGCGCCCTCCAGGTGAGCGCCGCCCATGAGTCGGGCCTCTCGCCGGAACTGCTCGCCGCCGCCAACAGTTCGGGCGGCGTGCTCGGCAAGATGATCTCGCCGCAGAACCTGACGATCGCGTGCGCGGCGGTCGGACTCGCGGGCCGGGAGGGCGACCTGTTGCGCAAGGTACTGCCGTGGAGTGTGGGGCTGCTGTTGGTGATGTGCCTGATCGTGGCCGGGCAGAGTTCACCGGTACTGGACTGGATGCTGCCCTGA
- a CDS encoding phosphomannomutase/phosphoglucomutase, producing the protein MTADLSQLVKAYDVRGVVPDQWDESLAELFGAAFAQVTGARAIVIGHDMRPSSPGLSRAFARGAAARGVDVTEIGLCSTDQLYYASGAFDLPGAMFTASHNPAQYNGIKMCRAGATPVGQDTGLAEIRELVESWLDSGAPAASDATPGTITQRDTLEDYAAYLRSLVDLTSIRPLKVVVDAGNGMGGHTVPTVFAGLPLTLVPMYFELDGTFPNHEANPLDPANLVDLQERVREEGADIGIAFDGDADRCFVVDEHGKPVSPSAVTALVAARELARHGGKGTVIHNLITSWSVPEVVRENGGTPVRTRVGHSFIKAEMARTGAIFGGEHSAHYYFADFWNADTGMLAALHVLAALGGQEGPLPQLVAEYDRYAGSGEINSTVDDQQGRLAATKAAYEGQDGVELDELDGLTVSAADWWFNVRPSNTEPLLRLNVEARDETRMAKVRDEVLAIIRG; encoded by the coding sequence GTGACTGCTGATCTGTCGCAGCTCGTAAAGGCGTACGACGTCCGCGGCGTGGTCCCGGACCAGTGGGACGAGTCGCTGGCCGAACTGTTCGGGGCGGCCTTCGCCCAGGTGACCGGCGCGCGCGCGATCGTCATCGGCCACGACATGCGGCCCTCGTCGCCCGGTCTGTCACGTGCCTTCGCGCGCGGGGCGGCGGCGCGCGGCGTGGACGTCACGGAGATCGGACTCTGCTCGACGGACCAGCTGTACTACGCGTCGGGCGCGTTCGACCTGCCGGGCGCGATGTTCACCGCCTCGCACAACCCGGCGCAGTACAACGGCATCAAGATGTGCCGCGCGGGCGCCACCCCGGTCGGCCAGGACACCGGCCTGGCCGAGATCCGCGAGCTGGTCGAGTCCTGGCTGGACTCGGGCGCCCCGGCCGCCTCGGACGCCACGCCGGGCACGATCACGCAGCGGGACACCCTGGAGGACTACGCGGCGTATCTGCGCTCCCTCGTGGACCTGACCTCCATCCGCCCCCTGAAGGTCGTCGTCGACGCGGGCAACGGCATGGGCGGCCACACCGTCCCGACCGTCTTCGCCGGACTGCCCCTGACGCTGGTCCCGATGTACTTCGAGCTGGACGGCACGTTCCCGAACCACGAGGCGAACCCGCTGGACCCGGCGAACCTCGTGGACCTCCAGGAGCGCGTGCGCGAGGAGGGCGCCGACATCGGCATCGCCTTCGACGGCGACGCCGACCGCTGCTTCGTCGTCGACGAGCACGGCAAGCCCGTCTCGCCGTCCGCGGTCACCGCCCTGGTCGCCGCCCGAGAGCTGGCCAGGCACGGCGGCAAGGGCACGGTCATCCACAACCTGATCACCTCCTGGTCGGTCCCCGAGGTCGTGCGGGAGAACGGCGGCACGCCGGTACGCACGCGCGTGGGCCACTCCTTCATCAAGGCCGAGATGGCCCGCACCGGCGCGATCTTCGGCGGCGAGCACTCCGCGCACTACTACTTCGCCGACTTCTGGAACGCGGACACGGGCATGCTGGCCGCCCTGCACGTCCTCGCGGCCCTGGGCGGCCAGGAGGGCCCGCTGCCCCAGCTGGTCGCCGAGTACGACCGCTACGCGGGCTCCGGGGAGATCAACTCCACGGTCGACGACCAGCAGGGCCGCCTGGCCGCGACCAAGGCCGCGTACGAGGGCCAGGACGGCGTCGAGCTGGACGAGCTGGACGGCCTGACGGTCTCGGCGGCCGACTGGTGGTTCAACGTCCGCCCGTCGAACACGGAACCGCTGCTCCGCCTGAACGTCGAGGCGAGGGACGAGACGAGGATGGCGAAGGTACGCGACGAAGTGCTCGCGATCATCAGGGGCTGA
- a CDS encoding Trm112 family protein produces MPLEAGLLEILACPACHAPLKEAESELICTGQDCGLAYPVRDGIPVLLVDEARRPA; encoded by the coding sequence ATGCCGCTCGAAGCCGGCCTCCTGGAGATCCTCGCCTGCCCGGCGTGCCACGCCCCCCTCAAGGAGGCGGAGAGCGAGCTGATCTGCACCGGCCAGGACTGCGGCCTCGCCTACCCCGTCCGGGACGGCATCCCTGTACTGCTCGTCGACGAGGCCCGCCGCCCCGCGTAA
- a CDS encoding SIS domain-containing protein produces MLDESLLDAPEALAEADRRGLLRGAAEAGARVRTAVRLAAEAGITELKPDGRPRAVLIAGPGTAPAGVADLLGALAGVGCPVTRIHPTGVAPAAGALRWELPGWAGPVDLLLVATPDGSEPGLSLLVDQAYRRGCTVVAVAPARTPITEAVDGAHGLFAPMATAPYDQDAPLAASAPGVLWALLTPLLALLDRAGLLAAPPEALQKVADRLDHVAERCGPAIATYNNPAKTLAADLADALPVIWTEGPTAGPAGRRFTAALAELAGRPALTAELPEALAAHSVLLSGALAAGADPDDFFRDRVEEAQALHARVVLLRDRPTGGLSAAPAARELALSHDTAISELEPEEGGELETLAEMIAITDFAAVYLALASGA; encoded by the coding sequence ATGCTCGACGAATCGCTGCTCGACGCCCCCGAGGCGCTCGCGGAGGCCGACCGGCGCGGACTGCTCCGCGGCGCCGCCGAAGCCGGCGCCCGGGTCCGCACCGCCGTCCGGCTCGCTGCCGAGGCGGGGATCACCGAGCTCAAGCCCGACGGCCGCCCCCGCGCCGTCCTCATCGCGGGCCCCGGCACCGCGCCCGCGGGCGTCGCCGACCTGCTCGGCGCCCTCGCCGGCGTCGGCTGCCCCGTCACCCGTATCCATCCCACCGGCGTCGCCCCCGCCGCCGGCGCCCTGCGCTGGGAACTGCCCGGCTGGGCCGGCCCCGTGGACCTCCTCCTGGTGGCCACCCCCGACGGCAGCGAACCCGGCCTCTCGCTCCTGGTCGACCAGGCGTACCGCCGAGGCTGCACCGTCGTCGCCGTGGCCCCCGCCCGCACTCCGATCACCGAGGCGGTGGACGGCGCCCACGGCCTGTTCGCGCCGATGGCGACCGCCCCGTACGACCAGGACGCACCCCTCGCCGCGTCCGCGCCCGGCGTCCTGTGGGCGCTGCTCACCCCGCTGCTCGCGCTCCTCGACCGGGCCGGGCTGCTCGCCGCACCGCCCGAGGCCCTGCAGAAGGTCGCCGACCGCCTCGACCACGTGGCCGAACGCTGCGGCCCGGCCATCGCGACCTACAACAACCCCGCCAAGACGCTCGCCGCCGACCTCGCCGACGCGCTCCCGGTGATCTGGACCGAGGGACCCACCGCGGGACCCGCGGGCCGCCGTTTCACCGCCGCGCTCGCGGAGCTGGCCGGCCGCCCCGCGCTCACCGCCGAACTCCCGGAGGCGCTGGCCGCGCACAGCGTCCTGCTGTCCGGTGCGCTCGCCGCGGGCGCCGACCCGGACGACTTCTTCCGTGACCGCGTGGAGGAGGCACAGGCCCTCCACGCGCGCGTGGTGCTGCTCCGCGACCGCCCGACCGGCGGCCTCAGCGCCGCCCCCGCCGCCCGTGAACTCGCCCTCAGCCACGACACGGCGATCAGCGAACTCGAACCGGAGGAGGGCGGCGAGCTGGAGACCCTCGCGGAGATGATCGCCATCACGGATTTCGCGGCCGTTTACCTGGCGCTCGCCTCAGGAGCCTGA
- the manA gene encoding mannose-6-phosphate isomerase, class I, with the protein MDRLDNTVRPYAWGSTTAIPGLLGVEPTGEPQAEMWMGAHPGAPSGTARGPLNEVIDEAPERELGPAAVARFGPRLPFLLKILAAGAPLSLQVHPDLEQAREGYEDEEHRGIPIDAGHRNYKDANHKPELICALTEFDGLCGFRAPGAAAELLAGLDVDSLKPYVDLLHAHPEEAALREVLTAVLSADREEMAHTVTEAAAACARLGGDYAPYADIAHHYPGDPGVIAAMLLNYVQLQPGEALFLGAGVPHAYLNGLGVEIMANSDNVLRCGLTPKHVDVPELLRIVRFEASDPGVLRPEAFPDGEEVYETPIDEFRLSRYVLPEGATPHDLTRPTPQILLCTAGSVQAGEHQLAAGQSVFVPAGEKAEVSGDGTIFRATVVA; encoded by the coding sequence ATGGACCGCCTCGACAACACCGTCCGCCCCTACGCCTGGGGTTCGACCACCGCCATCCCGGGACTGCTCGGCGTGGAGCCGACCGGTGAGCCGCAGGCGGAGATGTGGATGGGCGCCCACCCGGGCGCACCCTCGGGCACCGCGCGCGGCCCGCTCAACGAGGTGATCGACGAGGCGCCCGAACGCGAGCTGGGCCCCGCGGCGGTTGCCAGGTTCGGCCCCCGCCTGCCCTTCCTGCTGAAGATCCTCGCCGCGGGCGCCCCCCTCTCCCTCCAGGTGCACCCCGATCTGGAGCAGGCGAGGGAGGGGTACGAGGACGAGGAGCACCGTGGCATCCCGATCGACGCGGGCCACCGCAACTACAAGGACGCCAACCACAAGCCCGAACTGATCTGCGCCCTCACCGAGTTCGACGGCCTGTGCGGTTTCCGTGCGCCCGGAGCGGCCGCCGAGCTGCTCGCGGGCCTCGACGTCGACTCCCTCAAGCCGTACGTCGACCTGCTGCACGCCCACCCCGAAGAGGCCGCCCTGCGCGAGGTGCTGACGGCCGTCCTCTCCGCGGACCGCGAGGAGATGGCCCACACGGTCACCGAGGCCGCGGCCGCCTGCGCCCGCCTCGGCGGCGACTACGCCCCGTACGCCGACATCGCCCACCACTACCCCGGCGACCCCGGCGTGATCGCGGCGATGCTCCTCAACTACGTCCAACTACAGCCCGGCGAGGCCCTCTTCCTGGGCGCCGGCGTCCCGCACGCCTACCTCAACGGCCTCGGCGTCGAAATCATGGCCAACTCCGACAACGTCCTGCGCTGCGGCCTGACCCCCAAGCACGTCGACGTGCCGGAACTCCTGCGCATCGTCCGCTTCGAGGCGAGCGACCCCGGCGTACTGCGCCCGGAGGCGTTCCCCGACGGTGAGGAGGTCTACGAGACCCCCATCGACGAGTTCCGCCTGTCCCGGTACGTCCTCCCGGAGGGCGCGACGCCGCACGACCTCACGCGCCCGACCCCGCAGATCCTGCTCTGCACGGCGGGTTCGGTGCAGGCGGGGGAACATCAGCTCGCCGCCGGCCAGTCCGTGTTCGTACCGGCGGGCGAAAAGGCCGAAGTGTCCGGGGACGGCACGATCTTCCGGGCCACGGTCGTCGCGTAG
- a CDS encoding cation diffusion facilitator family transporter, whose translation MSASGGTRAIVAALGANLAIAVSKFVAFLFSGSSSMLAEAVHSLADSGNQFLLLLGGKKAQREATPQHPFGYGRERYIYAFLVSIVLFSVGGMFAVYEGYEKIRHPHELEHWYWPVGVLVFAIIAEGFSFRTAIRESNELRGKLSWTQFIRRAKAPELPVVLLEDFGALIGLVLALGGVGLALITGDGIWDGIGTLCIGILLILIALVLAAETKSLLLGEAAGVDDVKKIEAAIVDGNTVTGIIHMRTLHLGPEELLIAAKIAVQHDDTAAEVAHAINAAEARIREAVPIARVIYLEPDIYSEAEAAKGPDREATPGGPAPTQPTGH comes from the coding sequence ATGAGCGCGTCAGGCGGCACCAGGGCGATCGTGGCGGCACTCGGCGCCAACCTCGCGATCGCGGTATCGAAGTTCGTGGCGTTCCTCTTCAGCGGTTCGTCGTCGATGCTCGCGGAGGCCGTGCACTCGCTCGCCGACTCGGGCAACCAGTTCCTGCTCCTGCTCGGCGGCAAGAAGGCCCAGCGCGAGGCGACCCCGCAGCACCCGTTCGGCTACGGCCGCGAGCGCTACATCTACGCCTTCCTCGTCTCCATCGTCCTCTTCTCGGTCGGCGGCATGTTCGCCGTCTACGAGGGCTACGAGAAGATCCGGCACCCGCACGAGCTGGAGCACTGGTACTGGCCGGTGGGTGTCCTGGTGTTCGCGATCATCGCCGAGGGCTTCTCCTTCCGCACCGCCATCAGGGAGTCCAACGAGCTGCGCGGCAAGCTGTCCTGGACGCAGTTCATCCGCCGGGCCAAGGCCCCCGAGCTGCCGGTCGTCCTCCTGGAGGACTTCGGCGCGCTCATCGGTCTCGTCCTCGCGCTCGGCGGCGTCGGCCTCGCCCTGATCACGGGCGACGGCATCTGGGACGGCATCGGCACGCTCTGCATCGGCATCCTGCTCATCCTGATCGCGCTCGTCCTGGCCGCCGAGACCAAGTCCCTCCTCCTGGGCGAGGCCGCGGGCGTCGACGACGTCAAGAAGATCGAGGCCGCCATCGTCGACGGCAACACGGTCACCGGCATCATCCACATGCGCACGCTCCACCTCGGCCCCGAGGAACTGCTGATCGCCGCGAAGATCGCAGTCCAGCACGACGACACGGCCGCCGAAGTCGCGCACGCCATCAACGCCGCCGAAGCCCGCATCCGCGAGGCGGTCCCGATCGCCCGCGTGATCTACCTGGAGCCGGACATCTACAGCGAGGCCGAAGCGGCAAAGGGCCCGGACCGCGAGGCGACGCCCGGGGGACCGGCGCCGACGCAGCCGACCGGGCACTGA
- the ahcY gene encoding adenosylhomocysteinase: protein MTTVDNRQDFKVADLSLAEFGRKEITLAEHEMPGLMSIRKEYAEAQPLAGARVTGSLHMTVQTAVLIETLVALGAEVRWASCNIFSTQDHAAAAIAVGPNGTPDNPQGVPVFAWKGETLEEYWWCTEQALTWPNTPTGGPNMILDDGGDATLLVHKGVEYEKDGKVPSVDTAESDEHRVILELLHRTITDGSQKWTQLASEIRGVTEETTTGVHRLYEMHRDGTLLFPAINVNDAVTKSKFDNKYGCRHSLIDGINRATDVLIGGKTAVVCGYGDVGKGCAESLRGQGARVIVTEIDPICALQAAMDGYQVTTLDEVIDKADIFVTTTGNKDIIMASDMAKMKHQAIVGNIGHFDNEIDMAGLAQIPGIVKDEVKPQVHTWKFPDGKVLIVLSEGRLLNLGNATGHPSFVMSNSFADQTLAQIELFTKPDEYPTDVYVLPKHLDEKVARLHLDSLGVKLTTLRPEQAAYIGVEVEGPFKSDHYRY from the coding sequence ATGACGACTGTCGACAACCGACAGGACTTCAAGGTCGCCGATCTCTCCCTGGCCGAGTTCGGCCGCAAGGAGATCACCCTCGCCGAGCACGAGATGCCCGGCCTGATGTCGATCCGCAAGGAGTACGCCGAGGCGCAGCCCCTCGCGGGCGCCCGCGTCACCGGCTCCCTGCACATGACGGTGCAGACCGCCGTACTCATCGAGACCCTGGTCGCCCTGGGCGCCGAGGTCCGCTGGGCCTCCTGCAACATCTTCTCCACCCAGGACCACGCCGCGGCCGCCATCGCGGTCGGCCCGAACGGCACGCCCGACAACCCGCAGGGCGTCCCGGTCTTCGCCTGGAAGGGCGAGACCCTGGAGGAGTACTGGTGGTGCACGGAGCAGGCCCTGACCTGGCCGAACACCCCCACCGGCGGCCCGAACATGATCCTGGACGACGGCGGTGACGCCACCCTCCTCGTCCACAAGGGCGTCGAGTACGAGAAGGACGGCAAGGTTCCGTCCGTCGACACCGCGGAGTCCGACGAGCACCGCGTCATCCTCGAACTCCTGCACCGCACCATCACCGACGGCTCGCAGAAGTGGACCCAGCTCGCCTCGGAGATCCGCGGCGTGACCGAGGAGACCACGACGGGCGTGCACCGCCTGTACGAGATGCACCGCGACGGCACCCTCCTGTTCCCGGCGATCAACGTGAACGACGCCGTCACCAAGTCGAAGTTCGACAACAAGTACGGCTGCCGCCACTCCCTGATCGACGGCATCAACCGCGCCACCGACGTCCTGATCGGCGGCAAGACCGCGGTCGTCTGCGGCTATGGCGACGTGGGCAAGGGCTGTGCGGAGTCCCTGCGCGGCCAGGGCGCCCGCGTGATCGTCACCGAGATCGACCCGATCTGCGCCCTGCAGGCGGCGATGGACGGCTACCAGGTCACGACCCTCGACGAGGTCATCGACAAGGCCGACATCTTCGTCACCACGACGGGCAACAAGGACATCATCATGGCCTCGGACATGGCCAAGATGAAGCACCAGGCGATCGTGGGCAACATCGGCCACTTCGACAACGAGATCGACATGGCCGGCCTTGCGCAGATCCCGGGCATCGTCAAGGACGAGGTCAAGCCGCAGGTCCACACCTGGAAGTTCCCCGACGGCAAGGTCCTCATCGTCCTCTCCGAGGGCCGCCTGCTGAACCTGGGCAACGCCACCGGCCACCCGTCGTTCGTGATGTCCAACTCCTTCGCGGACCAGACCCTGGCCCAGATCGAGCTGTTCACCAAGCCCGACGAGTACCCGACCGACGTCTACGTGCTGCCCAAGCACCTCGACGAGAAGGTCGCCCGCCTCCACCTCGACTCGCTCGGCGTGAAGCTGACGACGCTCCGCCCCGAGCAGGCCGCGTACATCGGCGTCGAGGTCGAGGGCCCGTTCAAGTCGGACCACTACCGCTACTGA
- a CDS encoding RDD family protein, with protein sequence MSELVTGEAVALELRPAKLPSRALAVLLDLTVAVLAYVLVTIALVASTAGLDEAARFAVSAAAFVLVLVGGPIAVETLSHGRSLGKLACGLRVVRDDGGPIRFRHALVRGAVGVIEILMTFGIVACIASLVSARGRRLGDVFAGTLVVRERVPTGRAAFVPPPPPWLAGRFSGLDLSAVPDGLWLAIRQYLTRMQQLDPQVGWTMAERLAADLAACTGTPAPPEVPPAAYLAAVVQERQAREARRAFGAGAGMGEGVAGSAAPAVGGPVAQGPGAGHTAGRRLTVPADPSYPSLSSVQPATPTQPQAHARPHAPSSDPAQDKRPDRPATGFAPPA encoded by the coding sequence GTGAGTGAGCTAGTGACAGGCGAGGCGGTGGCGCTGGAGCTGCGCCCCGCGAAGCTGCCGAGCCGGGCGCTGGCCGTGTTGCTCGACCTGACCGTGGCGGTGCTCGCCTATGTCCTCGTGACCATCGCCTTGGTGGCTTCGACGGCCGGGCTGGATGAGGCGGCGCGGTTCGCGGTGTCGGCCGCGGCTTTTGTGCTGGTGCTGGTGGGCGGGCCGATCGCGGTGGAGACGCTCAGCCATGGGCGCTCGCTCGGGAAGCTGGCCTGTGGGCTGCGGGTGGTGCGCGACGACGGTGGGCCGATCCGGTTCCGGCATGCGCTGGTGCGGGGCGCGGTCGGGGTGATCGAGATTCTGATGACGTTCGGGATCGTCGCGTGCATCGCCTCCCTCGTGTCGGCGCGAGGACGACGGCTCGGCGATGTCTTCGCGGGGACGTTGGTCGTACGGGAGCGGGTGCCGACCGGGCGTGCCGCCTTCGTGCCTCCGCCTCCCCCCTGGCTGGCCGGACGGTTCTCCGGCCTCGATCTGTCGGCGGTCCCGGACGGGCTGTGGCTCGCGATTCGTCAGTACCTGACGCGGATGCAACAGCTGGATCCGCAGGTCGGCTGGACGATGGCGGAGCGGCTCGCGGCCGATCTCGCGGCGTGCACGGGAACGCCTGCGCCTCCGGAGGTTCCGCCGGCCGCGTATCTGGCGGCCGTGGTGCAGGAACGGCAGGCGCGGGAGGCTCGGCGCGCGTTCGGCGCTGGAGCGGGCATGGGCGAAGGCGTCGCCGGAAGTGCGGCCCCGGCCGTGGGAGGGCCGGTGGCTCAGGGGCCGGGCGCAGGCCATACGGCGGGGCGACGGCTGACGGTTCCCGCTGATCCGTCCTATCCGTCGCTTTCCTCGGTCCAGCCCGCGACGCCTACGCAGCCGCAGGCACACGCTCGACCCCACGCTCCGTCCTCCGACCCGGCTCAGGACAAGCGGCCGGACCGCCCCGCCACCGGATTCGCGCCGCCCGCGTAG
- a CDS encoding stage II sporulation protein M produces MDLDVYVSAHRAEWDRLDDLLRRRRRLTGAEADELVALYQRTATHLSVIQSSAPDPQLTGRLSQLVARARSAVTGTRRASWRDVTRFLAYGFPAAVYRARHWWVPTALLSTVTAVLLGWWIGTHPEVQSSIAAPSELRALTRPGGEYETYYSSHPAASFAAQVWTNNAQAAAMCLVLGIFLGLPVLWILFQNMLNLGVGLGLMSSAGRLDTFLGLVLPHGLLELTAVFVAAGTGLRLGWTLIDPGPRSRRTALAEEGRAALGMAVGLALVLFVSGAIEGFVTPSGLPTWARIGIGIAAELAFLTYVYVLGGRATRAGDTGDIEAAERSATVPTAA; encoded by the coding sequence ATGGACCTCGACGTCTATGTGTCCGCCCACCGTGCCGAGTGGGACCGTCTGGATGACCTGCTGCGCCGCCGACGTCGGCTCACCGGAGCGGAGGCCGACGAACTCGTCGCCCTCTACCAGCGGACCGCGACGCACCTCTCCGTCATCCAGTCCAGCGCCCCGGACCCCCAGCTCACGGGCCGTCTCAGCCAACTCGTGGCACGCGCGCGCAGTGCGGTGACAGGGACCCGCCGGGCCTCTTGGCGTGATGTCACACGCTTCCTTGCGTACGGATTCCCCGCCGCGGTCTACCGAGCGCGCCACTGGTGGGTTCCCACCGCGTTGCTCTCCACGGTGACAGCGGTCCTCCTGGGGTGGTGGATCGGCACACACCCCGAGGTCCAGTCCTCGATCGCGGCCCCCAGCGAACTGCGCGCTCTCACCCGCCCCGGCGGCGAGTACGAGACGTACTACTCCAGCCACCCCGCCGCGTCCTTCGCGGCCCAGGTGTGGACGAACAATGCTCAGGCTGCCGCGATGTGCCTGGTTCTGGGCATCTTCCTGGGCCTTCCCGTCCTCTGGATCCTGTTCCAGAACATGCTCAACCTGGGTGTGGGCCTCGGCCTGATGTCCTCGGCGGGCCGCCTCGACACCTTCCTGGGTCTCGTTCTCCCGCACGGCCTTCTGGAACTGACGGCCGTCTTCGTAGCCGCCGGCACAGGCCTGCGCCTTGGTTGGACCCTCATCGACCCCGGCCCCCGCTCCCGCCGCACCGCACTCGCGGAAGAAGGCCGCGCCGCCCTGGGCATGGCCGTAGGTCTCGCCCTGGTCCTCTTCGTCTCCGGCGCCATCGAAGGCTTCGTCACTCCGTCGGGCCTGCCGACCTGGGCTCGAATAGGCATAGGCATCGCCGCTGAACTGGCGTTTCTGACGTACGTCTATGTCCTGGGAGGCCGCGCGACACGAGCCGGCGACACCGGTGACATCGAGGCGGCGGAGCGCAGCGCGACCGTTCCGACGGCCGCGTGA